The following DNA comes from Phoenix dactylifera cultivar Barhee BC4 unplaced genomic scaffold, palm_55x_up_171113_PBpolish2nd_filt_p 001012F, whole genome shotgun sequence.
TCTTTTAATAGTTGCGATGGAAAGGGGAAGGAAGAGGGAGCGGTTCCTGGCGACACTGGTTTTTTAGGATAGGATAAATCGCCTTTCAAAAGGGATTACTTATCCCTGAAATTTAAGGATAAGTCTCTATGCGGCTGCTTCTGTCATCGTATTTTTCAGAAGACAAGCTGGCCGGGAAGATCTTATTGAGATCTTCCGGCATCCAAACACGTCCGGGATTCTCGAGCTGTTGAATttggagttctttttattattgtttAGTTTGGAAGTTGATTGATACTGCTCTGTGATTGATGCTGTGTAGCTTCTTGTCCTTCATATTATCGGATCGGTATGATTGGGATGAGTGAGGCATTCTCAGAGATTTCCCTCctttcctgttttttttttttgtttaattcgTGACCTCAAGAATGCTTTTGGAGTTTTAATTGTTGACTTTTGTGGCGTTATGGATGTGAATGAAGATTATTTgggatattttttttgaaaaatgacTTGTTCTCTGATTTTTGTGGAGTAAATTTCCGTCCCTTTGTTTAACCTCTGGATTTTGATCTTTAAGTGTCCTGAAAAATGTGTTGCTCAAATGCACTGCTGATTTTACAAGGATACTTTTCATGGTCTGCTCTATTTTTGCATAGGTTCAAACATAGGCAATTAGGCTGGATTATAATGAGAGGTTTTGATTCTTGGTGAGAAACTTTTAAAATTGCAATAAGGAGATTTAAATGCATGGGAATTCACAAATCATTGTGACCTGAATCATGTTCACTAAAAAATTTCATACATAATCATCGATGCATGTAGCTGTACCATGTCAGCCGACATTACACAAATTAATCTTCTATTGTTGCAGTATAGGAATGATTTTTATTCCTAAGATCTTTAATTGATCTTCAAAACAATGTGATGAGGATAATAATATGGAGCCCTCTTTGCATGTTTTAATAATTGTACCAAAGTACTAAAATAGATTTTGAAAGCATGTTTCAATCTGAAGAAATTGTATCTATTATCACTTCCCTGAGAAAGTTGATGATATCTACTACTCTCTGAACCAATTTCATTGAAATTCCATTTGcaagcttcttaacttcaaAATTGTAGACCGTCATACACTGTTCgttatctttgccattgttCTGCTctaaaaaggaaataataatCCACAGATTCCATTGTATGTGATGTCTGGATGTCTGGTTCGGTACGGTATGGCATACTATGGAATGGATGGTGAATTTGTGGATCCACCATCAAGCTGCCCGGATGGTTTGGTCTGGATCACTGGTTCTAAAACATAGGTAGAGTTAAGCTAAAGTACTATCCAAACTATTTGGCTTAAAATCAATGATACTCTTTTTAAAATGAATCCATATGATTGATCATATTTTGCAATGTTTAAATTGTCTAAGAACAAAAATCATGTGATATGAAGGTCTCTTACTTGTGCACCTAGTGGTTACTGAATGGACAAATTTAATGGTATGATACCATgctttgatttgatttataCTTTAGAAACATACAATCAATTGAATTTTGGTTTTTCTGCATCTCAAAATTTGTAGAACAAGATCAAGTGTTTGGATTCTCAAGTTATATGACATAAATTATTTTAAGGTGTAGAAATGTAGGTATGtgtttgtaaaaaaaaatgtagGTTAAAAAATGTCATTTGTGATCTTTGTGCTAGTATCGAGTGTTCATGTTTTTGAGCTGCTGTGCATCTGTTGCAGATAGTTTTTTATAGTTAATGCCTGTCCTTCCTTCTTGCTTAAAAAGGATGGATGGATGACCACGGTTATGTTTAAATTAGCTAAACTACTTTCTGCTGCTAGGATTTCTGGCAACTGTTTTCACAGGATGAACTAAGTTGGAAGTTGATCAGATTGCATCATAGAAAGTGAAAAGGTTATCCACCATTTCTTGCAATAATCAATAACTAAGTAATATATATCCCAGAAAAATTGCATAAAGTTATCCTTGTCATCCTGatgcatcaaaaaaaattaatgtagGTTGTTAAATATCATGAATACTGTTGCTCTTCTTTATTGGGAGAATGTGAGCGTAGTGGATGTTGTAGTTGTTAAATATCATCAATACTTTGTCCTTTCCTTTTGTTGGtccatatttttttatcattatCTTTCATGTGAAAATAATACAGCAAATCCTGTAGTTGTAACAACTTGATATGTTGTCTTTGAGCTGCGCGGCAAGCAAACATTCAACTCAGAAAGTTGCATTCTCTGTTTATTTGGCATGATGTACTCTGTTGGCTGACAAAAGCTCGTTTTATCATTCATGCAGGATTTTGGTCAGTCTAAATAGGTTTTAACGACCATGGTTCTCACTTCATTACCATCTCCAAATAGGAAATCGCAAAACACATTGTTTTCATCATCCCCTTCCAAGAAGCTATCAGGTCGTGATGAATTAGGAAGCTGGTCTACCATTCTTGAGCGGCATCGTTTCCTTCTGACAATGATGGCATTGTTGGCATTTCTGTGCACAATATATCTCTACTTTGCAGTTACTTTAGGGGCCTCAGATCCCTGTTCCGAAAAGTCTGGAGCTGAGAAGGCACTTTGTGAAGCAAAATATTCTTTATACAAAGGAAAATTGAAATTATCTTAACTTGAAATGTTCTTCGAAACTCATGGCATGGTACTTCTGTGGTCTAGGATTCAGATTTAATTCCTCAAGTTCTGGATGCCGCATTTCCTGATGCTGCATTGTGCGAGTTGCACCTCAAATTGTTGTAAGCTATGATTGAGAATATGTTCAATGAGCAAAAACTCTCAGGTGAACCTGATTATCAAAACGTGGTGTTTTTATAAAtgatctttctttcttccttacttCAAATGTGAGGGTGCCAACTGGCTTAGTCGGCAAGATCTTTTTGTCAGATACAGGGACCTCGGTTCAAATCTATCATCACTGTAGTTTCAGTTACCTTTCTTCCCATACAT
Coding sequences within:
- the LOC103722042 gene encoding uncharacterized protein LOC103722042, producing the protein MVLTSLPSPNRKSQNTLFSSSPSKKLSGRDELGSWSTILERHRFLLTMMALLAFLCTIYLYFAVTLGASDPCSEKSGAEKALCEAKYSLYKGKLKLS